From Rutidosis leptorrhynchoides isolate AG116_Rl617_1_P2 chromosome 3, CSIRO_AGI_Rlap_v1, whole genome shotgun sequence, a single genomic window includes:
- the LOC139901793 gene encoding uncharacterized protein: MGDYRSRSYRYSDEGDMQIERYYGGVEPKISNFDNNPPYNFRSYSVSYGQPPQTNMDLVVAGTYKNFDFKKEKSTKKSWSFNDPEFQRKKRVASYKVYSVEGKVKGSFRKSFRWLKDKYTNVVYGWW, translated from the coding sequence ATGGGTGATTATAGATCAAGATCATATAGATACAGTGATGAGGGAGATATGCAAATAGAGAGATACTATGGTGGAGTAGaaccaaaaatatccaattttgacaACAACCCACCTTATAATTTCAGGTCTTATAGTGTTTCATATGGTCAACCTCCACAAACCAATATGGATCTTGTTGTTGCTGGTACTTACAAAAACTTTGACTTCAAGAAAGAAAAGTCAACTAAAAAATCATGGAGCTTTAATGATCCTGAGTTCCAGAGAAAGAAAAGGGTTGCAAGCTATAAAGTCTACTCAGTTGAAGGAAAAGTCAAAGggtcttttagaaagagtttcaGATGGCTTAAAGATAAGTACACaaatgttgtttatggatggtGGTAG